A window of Roseovarius sp. THAF27 contains these coding sequences:
- a CDS encoding septum formation initiator family protein codes for MKSRRRPAFGVLIYFAIAFGLGAYFTFAAVQGDYGVFRRAEIESGEAELREQLAVLDAKVARMENLTRRLSDTYLDLDLLDQQAREVLGMLRADEIVIR; via the coding sequence ATGAAATCGCGCAGGCGCCCCGCATTCGGTGTGTTGATCTATTTCGCCATAGCCTTCGGGCTGGGGGCGTATTTCACGTTCGCGGCCGTGCAGGGCGATTACGGCGTGTTCCGCCGCGCCGAGATCGAATCGGGCGAGGCGGAATTGCGTGAACAGCTGGCCGTGCTGGATGCCAAGGTCGCGCGGATGGAGAACCTGACGCGGCGGTTGTCGGACACGTACCTGGATCTCGACCTGCTGGACCAGCAGGCGCGTGAGGTGCTTGGGATGCTGCGGGCCGACGAGATCGTGATCCGCTGA
- a CDS encoding pyruvate dehydrogenase complex E1 component subunit beta yields MPTEILMPALSPTMEEGTLAKWLVKEGDTVNSGDIMAEIETDKATMEFEAVDEGTIGKILIEEGTEGVKVNTPIAVLLEEGESADDIGETSSGGGDSSAKEEDSGGDGDDESRAKSEPVAASPAAPVPQPDASPDWPEGTEMTKMTVREAINAAMAEEMRNDEDVFIMGEEVAEYQGAYKITQGLLDEFGAKRVIDTPITEHGFAGIGVGAAWGGLKPIVEFMTWNFAMQAIDQIINSAAKTNYMSGGQLGCSIVFRGPNGAAARVAAQHSQDYAAWYSHVPGLKVVQPYSAADAKGLLKSAIRDPNPVIFLENEILYGRSFEVPVLDDFTIPFGKARIARPGDDVTIVSFGIGMTYALEAADKLAEDGVNAEVIDLRTLRPLDYDTVLASVMKTNRCVTVEEGFPVASMGNHLSAVIMERAFDYLDAPVINCTGKDVPMPYAANLEKLALTSTKEVIEAVNKVTYR; encoded by the coding sequence ATGCCAACAGAAATTCTGATGCCCGCCCTGTCGCCGACGATGGAGGAAGGCACCCTGGCCAAGTGGCTGGTCAAGGAGGGGGACACGGTCAACTCGGGCGACATCATGGCCGAGATCGAGACCGACAAGGCAACGATGGAATTCGAAGCCGTCGACGAGGGCACCATCGGCAAGATCCTGATCGAGGAAGGCACCGAGGGCGTGAAGGTGAACACGCCCATCGCGGTGCTGCTGGAAGAAGGCGAGAGTGCCGACGATATCGGCGAGACCTCGTCGGGCGGCGGTGATTCCTCCGCCAAGGAGGAAGACAGCGGCGGCGATGGCGACGATGAGAGCCGGGCGAAATCCGAGCCGGTCGCGGCCTCGCCCGCAGCCCCCGTGCCGCAGCCCGACGCCAGCCCCGACTGGCCCGAGGGCACGGAAATGACCAAGATGACCGTGCGCGAGGCGATCAACGCGGCCATGGCCGAGGAGATGCGGAACGACGAGGACGTCTTCATCATGGGCGAGGAGGTGGCCGAGTACCAGGGCGCTTACAAGATCACCCAAGGTCTGCTGGACGAGTTCGGCGCCAAGCGGGTGATCGACACGCCCATCACCGAGCACGGGTTTGCCGGGATCGGCGTAGGCGCGGCCTGGGGCGGGCTGAAGCCGATCGTGGAGTTCATGACCTGGAACTTCGCCATGCAGGCGATCGACCAGATCATCAACTCGGCCGCCAAGACGAACTATATGTCCGGCGGGCAGCTGGGCTGTTCCATCGTGTTCCGTGGCCCCAACGGCGCCGCCGCGCGCGTGGCCGCGCAGCACAGCCAGGATTACGCGGCGTGGTATTCGCACGTACCGGGCCTGAAGGTGGTACAGCCCTACTCTGCCGCCGATGCCAAGGGCCTGCTGAAAAGCGCCATTCGCGACCCCAACCCGGTGATTTTCCTGGAAAACGAGATCCTCTACGGCCGCAGCTTCGAGGTGCCGGTGCTGGACGATTTCACCATTCCCTTCGGCAAGGCGCGCATCGCGCGGCCAGGGGACGACGTGACCATCGTCAGCTTCGGCATCGGCATGACCTATGCGCTGGAGGCGGCGGACAAGCTGGCCGAGGACGGCGTGAATGCCGAGGTGATCGACCTGCGCACGCTGCGTCCGCTGGATTATGACACGGTGCTTGCGTCAGTGATGAAGACCAACCGCTGCGTCACGGTCGAGGAAGGTTTCCCGGTGGCCAGCATGGGCAACCATCTCAGTGCCGTGATCATGGAGCGGGCGTTCGATTACCTGGATGCGCCGGTGATCAACTGCACGGGCAAGGACGTGCCGATGCCCTATGCCGCGAACCTTGAAAAGCTGGCGCTGACCTCGACCAAGGAAGTGATCGAGGCCGTCAACAAAGTGACCTACCGGTAA
- a CDS encoding TraR/DksA C4-type zinc finger protein has product MNEAERQDFRALIETRLAELSEEDARGAAGKATVELDQQSVGRLSRMDALQNQAMAKATDARRAGERARLAAALARMDEGEYGTCEDCGEEIAPGRLRLDPAATRCVDCARG; this is encoded by the coding sequence ATGAATGAAGCAGAGCGACAGGATTTCCGGGCGCTGATAGAGACCCGGCTGGCGGAATTGAGCGAGGAGGATGCCCGCGGCGCGGCGGGCAAGGCGACGGTGGAGCTGGACCAGCAATCTGTGGGGCGTCTGAGCCGGATGGACGCGCTGCAGAACCAGGCGATGGCCAAGGCCACCGATGCGCGGCGCGCGGGAGAGCGGGCGCGGCTGGCGGCGGCCCTCGCCCGGATGGACGAGGGCGAATACGGCACTTGCGAGGATTGCGGCGAGGAAATCGCCCCGGGCCGGCTGCGTCTGGACCCCGCCGCGACGCGCTGCGTGGACTGCGCGCGGGGCTGA
- a CDS encoding pyruvate dehydrogenase complex dihydrolipoamide acetyltransferase yields MPTEILMPALSPTMEEGTLAKWLVKEGDTVNSGDLLAEIETDKATMEFEAVDEGTIGKILIEEGTEGVKVNTAIAVLLEEGESADDIGDVSTPASGGGGDTAEAKDEAPKKDAEAKQAKPESGDVPPAPAAPVKDGERVFASPLARRIAKQKGIDLTELKGSGPHGRIVKADLESAKAGAAKPAEEKAAPAASGGQAAPAPAGPSTDAVVAMYQNREFEEVKLDGMRKTIAARLTEAKQTIPHFYLRRDIQLDALLKFRGQLNKQLEGRGVKLSVNDFIIKACALALQAVPDCNAVWAGDRVLKLKPSDVAVAVAIEGGLFTPVLKDAEMKSLSALSAEMKDLASRARERKLSPEEYQGGTFAISNLGMFGIDNFDAVINPPHGAILAVGAGVKKPVVGDDGELTVATVMSVTLSVDHRVIDGALGAELLDKIRENLENPMVMLA; encoded by the coding sequence ATGCCCACGGAAATACTGATGCCCGCCCTTTCCCCGACGATGGAGGAAGGCACGCTGGCGAAATGGCTGGTCAAAGAAGGCGATACGGTGAATTCCGGCGACCTTCTGGCCGAGATCGAGACGGACAAGGCGACGATGGAGTTCGAGGCGGTCGACGAAGGCACGATCGGCAAGATCCTGATCGAGGAAGGCACCGAAGGCGTGAAGGTGAACACCGCGATTGCCGTGCTGCTGGAAGAAGGCGAGAGCGCGGATGATATCGGTGACGTGAGCACCCCGGCCTCCGGTGGTGGCGGCGACACGGCCGAGGCCAAGGACGAAGCGCCCAAGAAAGACGCCGAGGCCAAGCAAGCGAAGCCCGAGAGCGGCGACGTGCCCCCTGCCCCGGCAGCGCCGGTGAAGGATGGCGAGCGTGTCTTTGCCTCGCCCCTGGCGCGGCGGATCGCCAAGCAGAAGGGCATCGACCTGACCGAGCTGAAGGGCTCGGGCCCGCATGGGCGGATCGTGAAGGCGGACTTGGAAAGTGCCAAGGCCGGTGCGGCGAAGCCTGCCGAAGAGAAGGCGGCACCTGCGGCAAGCGGCGGACAGGCGGCCCCTGCCCCGGCTGGCCCCAGTACCGATGCGGTCGTGGCGATGTACCAGAACCGCGAGTTCGAGGAGGTCAAGCTGGACGGGATGCGCAAGACCATCGCCGCCCGCCTGACCGAGGCCAAGCAGACCATCCCGCATTTCTACCTGCGGCGGGATATCCAGCTGGATGCGCTGCTGAAATTCCGCGGGCAGCTGAACAAGCAGCTGGAAGGGCGCGGCGTTAAGCTGTCGGTGAACGACTTCATCATCAAGGCCTGCGCGCTGGCCCTACAGGCGGTGCCAGATTGCAACGCGGTCTGGGCCGGGGACCGGGTGCTGAAGCTGAAGCCGTCGGACGTGGCCGTGGCCGTGGCGATCGAAGGCGGGCTTTTCACGCCGGTGCTGAAGGATGCCGAGATGAAGTCGCTCTCGGCCCTGTCGGCGGAGATGAAGGACCTGGCCAGCCGCGCGCGCGAGCGCAAGCTGTCGCCAGAGGAATACCAGGGCGGGACCTTCGCCATTTCCAACCTTGGCATGTTCGGGATCGACAATTTCGACGCGGTGATCAACCCGCCGCATGGCGCGATCCTGGCCGTGGGCGCGGGCGTGAAAAAGCCCGTGGTGGGCGATGATGGCGAGTTGACAGTGGCGACGGTGATGTCGGTGACGCTGAGCGTCGATCACCGGGTCATCGACGGGGCGCTGGGGGCGGAGCTGCTCGACAAGATCCGGGAGAACCTGGAGAACCCGATGGTGATGCTGGCCTGA
- the pdhA gene encoding pyruvate dehydrogenase (acetyl-transferring) E1 component subunit alpha, which produces MAARKTTKKPNVSADELKKYYRDMLLVRRFEEKAGQLYGMGLIGGFCHLYIGQEAVVVGLEATAEEGDKRITTYRDHGHMLACGMDPDGVMAELTGRKGGYSKGKGGSMHMFSREKDFYGGHGIVGANVPLGAGLALADQYKGNGRVTFTYFGDGAANQGQVYETFNMAALWKLPVVFVIENNQYAMGTSQKRSTSTPEIYTRGEAFGIPGEAVDGMDVLAVKEAGAKAVAHCRKGDGPYILEVKTYRYRGHSMSDPAKYRTREEVQKMRDEKDCIEHVRELLLEGKHASEEDLKAIDKEIKDVVNKSAEFAKESAEPDVSELWTDIYVEDTREDA; this is translated from the coding sequence ATGGCTGCCAGGAAAACGACAAAGAAACCAAACGTTTCCGCCGACGAGTTGAAGAAATACTACCGCGACATGCTGCTGGTCCGTCGATTCGAGGAAAAGGCCGGCCAGCTGTATGGCATGGGTCTGATCGGCGGGTTCTGCCACCTCTACATCGGGCAGGAAGCGGTGGTCGTCGGGCTGGAAGCCACGGCCGAAGAAGGCGACAAGCGGATCACGACCTATCGCGACCATGGCCACATGCTGGCCTGCGGGATGGACCCCGATGGCGTGATGGCCGAGCTGACGGGCCGCAAGGGCGGTTATTCCAAGGGCAAGGGCGGCTCGATGCACATGTTCAGCCGCGAGAAGGATTTCTACGGCGGGCACGGCATCGTGGGCGCGAACGTGCCGCTGGGCGCGGGGCTGGCATTGGCCGACCAGTACAAGGGCAACGGGCGCGTGACCTTCACCTATTTCGGCGACGGTGCTGCGAACCAGGGCCAGGTCTACGAGACGTTCAACATGGCCGCCCTGTGGAAGCTGCCGGTGGTGTTCGTCATCGAGAACAACCAGTACGCCATGGGCACCTCGCAGAAGCGCTCGACCTCGACACCCGAAATCTACACCCGCGGCGAGGCGTTCGGCATCCCCGGCGAGGCGGTGGACGGCATGGACGTTCTGGCCGTCAAGGAAGCCGGGGCGAAGGCCGTGGCGCACTGCCGCAAGGGTGACGGGCCGTATATCCTGGAAGTGAAGACCTATCGCTATCGCGGGCATTCCATGTCGGACCCGGCGAAGTACCGCACGCGAGAGGAAGTGCAGAAGATGCGCGACGAGAAGGACTGCATCGAGCATGTGCGCGAGCTGCTCTTGGAGGGCAAGCACGCCAGCGAGGAGGACCTCAAGGCGATCGACAAGGAAATCAAGGATGTGGTGAACAAGTCCGCCGAGTTCGCCAAGGAAAGCGCCGAGCCGGACGTATCCGAGCTGTGGACGGACATCTATGTCGAAGACACGCGCGAGGACGCCTGA
- a CDS encoding glycoside hydrolase TIM-barrel-like domain-containing protein, with protein MPSTSMKPAKASDVDWLVSAGPETQKEFLDSLSDGEILSLPYLFDFWAMDHQRTPEGDWRAWVILGGRGAGKTRAGAEWVRSQVEGARPLDAGHCHRLALVGETIDQVRDVMIFGESGILACSPPDRRPVWQATRKRLIWPNGATAQVFSAHDPESLRGPQFDGAWVDEYGCAAVDKGTNQPNKFLDPKSSESTLPHFSDGRRDELIQQQYLRAFLGYWNDPDNNPQSDVYEGAMLDMDHAYAWAWDMRPYPYFPNNRGLWSDGENYTRGHWLNGRVSSRTLSSVIDEICLRTGLEHCDTSRAHGLVRGYTVDQVSEARGALQPLMLRYGVDAVDRDGRLHFVMRDGQSDRLIDLDTLVRDPERDGVLEETRGSTVELAGRVRLRFVEADGDFEVIAEEAILPDDATHAVSTSEFPLAMTRAEGRQTVERWLSEARVATDTVQLTLPPSQLDTGAGDVIALPEGQGRGLFRIDRIDQMAAAQKLEAVRIEPESYRPADFAEEAVTLRPFVPPSPVAPFFLDLPLLTGEEVPHAPHLAVTARPWPGSVALYASDEDANYTLNSLVTARTPVGVLETPLFPADPGRIDRGSDLQVRMLAGTLQSISDLALLNGGNLCAIGDGTPDGWELIQFREAELVDTDTYLLRHRLRGQVGTERAAPWPEGSYLVRLDGTAEQIDLAEAKRGLARYYRIGPAGRPVDDPSFSAVRLAFDGLGLRPLSPVHLRLAPGQGGDLSLNWIRRTRIGGDRWDTAEVPLGEEKEEYVVRVVQADAVIREVTVAAPTWTYSAAAQAADALSGLYELQVAQLSARFGPGRFSSLTVPG; from the coding sequence ATGCCCTCGACCTCGATGAAGCCCGCGAAAGCATCGGATGTCGACTGGCTCGTCTCCGCAGGGCCCGAGACGCAGAAAGAGTTTCTGGACAGCCTGAGTGACGGCGAGATCCTGTCGCTGCCCTACCTGTTCGATTTCTGGGCGATGGACCACCAGCGCACGCCGGAAGGCGACTGGCGCGCTTGGGTCATCCTGGGCGGGCGTGGCGCGGGCAAGACGCGGGCGGGTGCCGAATGGGTGCGCAGCCAGGTCGAGGGCGCGCGCCCGCTGGATGCCGGGCATTGCCATCGCCTGGCGCTGGTGGGCGAGACCATCGACCAGGTCCGCGACGTGATGATCTTTGGCGAAAGCGGCATCCTGGCCTGCTCGCCCCCCGACCGCCGCCCGGTCTGGCAAGCCACGCGCAAACGGCTGATCTGGCCCAACGGGGCCACCGCACAGGTGTTCTCGGCGCATGACCCGGAAAGCCTGCGCGGGCCGCAATTCGACGGCGCTTGGGTGGACGAGTATGGCTGCGCCGCCGTGGACAAGGGCACCAACCAGCCCAACAAGTTCCTCGATCCGAAATCCTCCGAATCCACTCTGCCGCATTTCTCGGACGGGCGCCGCGACGAGTTGATCCAGCAGCAATACCTGCGCGCCTTCCTCGGCTACTGGAACGATCCCGACAACAATCCGCAATCGGATGTCTACGAGGGTGCGATGCTGGACATGGATCACGCCTATGCCTGGGCCTGGGACATGCGGCCCTATCCCTATTTCCCCAACAACCGCGGGCTCTGGAGCGATGGCGAGAACTACACCCGGGGCCATTGGCTGAACGGGCGCGTCTCCTCGCGTACGCTGTCGTCGGTGATCGACGAGATCTGCCTGCGTACCGGGCTGGAACATTGCGACACCTCCCGCGCCCACGGTCTGGTGCGCGGCTATACGGTCGATCAGGTGTCCGAGGCCCGCGGCGCCCTGCAACCCTTGATGCTGCGCTATGGCGTCGACGCGGTGGATCGCGACGGGCGCCTGCATTTCGTGATGCGCGACGGTCAGAGCGACCGGCTGATCGACCTCGACACGCTGGTCCGCGACCCCGAGCGTGACGGCGTGCTGGAGGAAACCCGCGGTAGCACCGTGGAACTGGCGGGCCGCGTCCGCCTGCGGTTCGTCGAGGCCGACGGCGATTTCGAAGTCATCGCCGAAGAGGCGATCCTGCCCGATGACGCCACCCACGCCGTCTCGACCTCGGAATTTCCTCTGGCCATGACCCGCGCCGAAGGGCGTCAGACGGTGGAACGCTGGCTGTCCGAGGCGCGCGTGGCCACCGACACGGTCCAGCTGACCCTGCCGCCGTCGCAGCTGGACACCGGCGCGGGCGATGTCATCGCCTTGCCCGAAGGGCAGGGGCGCGGTCTCTTTCGCATCGACCGGATCGACCAGATGGCCGCGGCGCAGAAACTCGAAGCGGTGCGTATCGAACCCGAAAGCTATCGCCCCGCCGATTTCGCGGAGGAGGCTGTCACCCTGCGCCCCTTCGTGCCACCGTCCCCGGTCGCGCCGTTCTTCCTCGATCTGCCGCTGCTGACGGGCGAAGAGGTGCCGCACGCGCCGCACCTCGCGGTCACGGCCCGGCCATGGCCGGGATCGGTGGCGCTCTATGCGTCGGACGAGGATGCGAACTACACGCTGAATTCGCTGGTCACGGCCCGCACCCCCGTGGGCGTGCTCGAAACACCTCTGTTTCCCGCGGATCCGGGCCGCATCGACCGGGGTTCGGACCTCCAGGTGCGGATGCTGGCGGGCACGCTGCAAAGCATCAGCGACCTGGCGCTGCTGAACGGCGGCAACCTCTGCGCCATCGGCGACGGAACACCGGACGGGTGGGAGCTGATCCAGTTCCGCGAGGCCGAACTGGTGGACACAGACACGTACCTTCTGCGGCATCGTCTGCGCGGGCAGGTGGGCACCGAGCGCGCCGCGCCCTGGCCGGAGGGCAGCTACCTCGTGCGCCTCGATGGCACCGCCGAGCAGATCGACCTGGCCGAGGCCAAGCGCGGGCTGGCGCGCTACTATCGGATCGGCCCCGCGGGGCGCCCGGTGGACGATCCCAGCTTCAGCGCCGTGCGGCTGGCCTTCGATGGGCTGGGCCTGCGCCCGTTGTCCCCGGTGCACCTGCGGCTCGCGCCCGGGCAGGGGGGCGACCTGTCGCTCAACTGGATCCGGCGCACGCGGATCGGCGGCGACCGCTGGGACACCGCCGAGGTGCCGCTGGGCGAGGAAAAGGAGGAATATGTCGTGCGCGTGGTCCAGGCAGACGCGGTGATCCGCGAGGTCACCGTCGCGGCGCCAACCTGGACCTACAGCGCCGCCGCGCAGGCCGCGGACGCGCTTAGCGGCCTTTACGAGTTGCAGGTGGCCCAGCTGTCGGCCCGCTTCGGGCCTGGGCGTTTTTCCAGCCTGACAGTGCCCGGCTGA
- the cysE gene encoding serine O-acetyltransferase, whose translation MAETHAKLAELDPVWARINTEATTAIKDEPLLGGLIHSSILHHKTIEAALAYRTSMKLGAEEMPEQLLREICDMAYADDPELGQAARADIVAVYDRDPACDRFILPMLFFKGFQAIQAYRVANWLWRTDRRDMARFFQMRCSEVFGVDIHPAARIGKGIMIDHAHSIVIGETAVVGDNVSMLHSVTLGGTGKEEEDRHPKIGDGVLIGAGAKVLGNIKVGHCSRIAAGSVVLQEVPPCKTVAGVPAKIVGEAGCDQPSVAMDQLLGVR comes from the coding sequence ATGGCCGAAACACATGCAAAGCTGGCAGAGCTTGACCCGGTCTGGGCCCGGATCAACACCGAGGCGACAACCGCGATCAAGGACGAGCCGCTCCTGGGCGGGTTAATCCATTCCTCGATCCTGCACCACAAGACGATCGAGGCCGCGCTGGCCTATCGCACGTCGATGAAGCTGGGCGCGGAAGAGATGCCCGAGCAGCTTTTGCGCGAGATCTGCGATATGGCCTATGCGGACGACCCAGAACTGGGGCAGGCCGCGCGCGCCGATATCGTCGCCGTCTACGACCGCGACCCGGCCTGCGACCGTTTCATCCTGCCGATGCTGTTCTTCAAGGGATTCCAGGCGATCCAGGCCTACCGCGTGGCGAACTGGCTGTGGCGGACCGATCGCCGCGACATGGCGCGTTTCTTCCAGATGCGCTGCTCCGAGGTCTTCGGCGTCGACATTCACCCCGCCGCCCGTATCGGCAAGGGCATCATGATCGACCACGCCCACTCCATCGTCATCGGCGAGACGGCGGTGGTGGGCGACAACGTCTCGATGCTGCACTCCGTTACGCTTGGCGGTACCGGCAAGGAAGAGGAAGACCGCCATCCCAAGATCGGCGACGGCGTCCTCATCGGGGCCGGGGCCAAGGTTCTGGGCAACATCAAGGTCGGCCATTGCAGCCGCATCGCCGCCGGTTCCGTGGTGTTGCAGGAGGTGCCGCCCTGCAAGACCGTCGCCGGCGTTCCGGCCAAGATCGTGGGCGAGGCGGGCTGCGATCAGCCTTCCGTGGCCATGGACCAGCTTCTGGGCGTGCGCTGA